The Lysobacter enzymogenes genome window below encodes:
- a CDS encoding ribonuclease domain-containing protein has protein sequence MNLAIRAASALSLCLVAAASAAAPPACGSLPPDIRDAKRDMSVCITMANPLADCGRLGLDVQIFSNNEGRLPKAGRGQVYWEGKIRAATGAAGQRRLVYLVTDGTKKVIEAKYYSPDHYVTFCSTP, from the coding sequence ATGAACCTCGCAATCCGCGCCGCGTCGGCGCTGAGCCTTTGCCTTGTCGCCGCCGCGTCCGCGGCCGCGCCGCCCGCGTGCGGCAGCCTGCCGCCGGACATCCGCGACGCCAAGCGCGATATGTCGGTCTGCATCACGATGGCCAATCCCCTGGCCGATTGCGGCCGCCTTGGCCTGGACGTGCAGATCTTCTCCAACAACGAAGGCCGGCTGCCCAAGGCCGGTCGCGGGCAGGTGTACTGGGAAGGCAAGATCCGCGCGGCGACCGGCGCGGCCGGCCAGCGCCGGCTGGTATACCTGGTCACCGACGGAACCAAGAAGGTGATCGAGGCGAAGTACTACTCGCCGGATCACTACGTCACGTTCTGCTCGACGCCTTGA
- a CDS encoding winged helix-turn-helix domain-containing protein has translation MPQRIDRIKNLASVSQFRIGALLVQPDRLAIVRDGQATALEPRMMEVLIALAERAGEVVSAEQLLIEIWRGTFYGDNPVHKTIAQLRRRLGDSSREPEFIETIRKRGYRLVARVSFPDDYRSGLPRAAAWTQGSPYVGLRSFDQDHAGVFFGRSRATAELLATLREQIDNQRRFVLVAGASGCGKTSLLRAGVLPLLHQDGGFDGLHALASAYFDLGACRGGDLLARLAQALCAWSLDGRAVFLDGEAQWLEQQLRSAPDAVRARIDDAFARRTAALAERAHLLLVVDHAEAAVAAPGITDADRRDFGAALDALCASARVAAIAIARSDFYPALVEKVPGLAELKAGDGHIDLLTPRIGEIGQIIRAPAALAGLSFEEDPDSSLRLDDLLRDAAAEHPDSLPLLQHTLQALYDHQGDGGLLRLATYRELGGLEGALAHRAEQVFAELPAAAQASLEKVLAALIVIRPDSDAVTGRRVPWSSLDDAAARELAEAFVRARLFVGELSGGEPGFGVAHEALLRQWPRAREWTRENRQLLQARERLQRAARRWAAEGRRNDHLLNPGRPLAEAREAARRLPDQLDADDRQFLSACERQQRRKQWLRAGAIGALCVLALVATGLGLQAWQARREAEQRRDQAQRLVTYMLGDLAEQLRPLGNLKLLNSIGIQSLSYLERMPEADMQPRELVSHARALRTVGEVLLDQGKFDQARAAFERAQAAAAQALKGEPQSLDALAESGTTAYWLGYHDYKQKKFDATRSHWQAYLHASERLVQRAPNDPRWRLELSYALNNLGTLAYSNQRLDEAGELFARSVTIKRQLLADKPDDSTLRYDLVDSLSWLSSAQDARGLLAEAAQGYAAQTQMLRQLVDSEPNADEWRRKLATSLLRSSILALDRGDLDRAEQDSAESVRMLKNLSEQQPDNQTWQRNLGHAYAQAGWVAAMAGARERALERLRAAQRTLAPIMQAKDRPPEWRLLDATVRLRIVQADPLTAVEDADAAIADLQQLHEGAPADLPNRSSFARALVWRGERYAAAGDAARARVDFVRVDALLSQVAADTRDRVVLDAWSRAQVRLGARARAARQIAWLQRAGYRHPGFVALYEAAPQP, from the coding sequence ATGCCCCAACGCATCGATCGGATCAAGAACCTGGCCAGCGTGTCGCAGTTCCGCATCGGCGCGCTGCTGGTGCAGCCCGACCGTCTGGCGATCGTGCGCGACGGCCAGGCCACGGCGCTGGAACCGCGCATGATGGAAGTGCTGATCGCGCTGGCCGAACGCGCCGGCGAGGTGGTCAGCGCCGAACAGTTGCTGATCGAGATCTGGCGCGGCACGTTCTACGGCGACAACCCGGTGCACAAGACCATCGCCCAGCTGCGCCGGCGCCTCGGCGACAGCAGCCGCGAACCGGAATTCATCGAGACCATCCGCAAGCGCGGCTACCGCCTGGTAGCGCGGGTCAGCTTCCCCGACGACTACCGCAGCGGCCTGCCGCGCGCGGCGGCGTGGACCCAGGGCAGCCCGTACGTCGGCCTGCGCTCGTTCGACCAGGACCACGCCGGCGTGTTCTTCGGCCGCAGCCGCGCCACCGCCGAACTGTTGGCGACGCTGCGCGAGCAGATCGACAACCAGCGCCGCTTCGTCCTGGTCGCCGGCGCCAGCGGCTGCGGCAAAACCTCGCTGCTGCGCGCCGGGGTGCTGCCGCTGCTGCATCAGGACGGCGGCTTCGACGGCCTGCACGCGCTCGCCAGCGCCTACTTCGACCTCGGCGCCTGCCGCGGCGGCGACCTGCTGGCGCGGCTGGCGCAGGCCTTGTGCGCATGGTCGCTGGACGGCCGCGCGGTGTTCCTCGACGGCGAAGCGCAGTGGCTGGAACAGCAACTGCGCAGCGCGCCCGACGCGGTGCGCGCGCGCATCGACGACGCCTTCGCCCGCCGCACCGCGGCGCTGGCCGAACGCGCGCACCTGTTGCTGGTGGTCGACCATGCCGAAGCCGCGGTCGCCGCGCCGGGCATCACCGACGCCGACCGCCGCGACTTCGGCGCCGCGCTCGACGCGCTGTGCGCGAGCGCGCGGGTCGCGGCGATCGCGATCGCCCGCAGCGATTTCTATCCGGCGCTGGTCGAGAAAGTCCCGGGCCTGGCCGAACTCAAGGCCGGCGACGGCCACATCGACCTGCTGACCCCGCGCATCGGCGAGATCGGCCAGATCATCCGCGCCCCGGCCGCGCTGGCCGGGCTGAGCTTCGAGGAAGACCCCGACAGCTCGCTGCGCCTGGACGACCTGTTGCGCGACGCCGCCGCCGAACATCCCGATTCGCTGCCGCTGCTGCAACACACCTTGCAGGCGCTGTACGACCACCAGGGCGACGGCGGCCTGCTGCGGCTGGCGACCTATCGCGAACTCGGCGGCCTGGAAGGCGCGCTGGCGCACCGCGCCGAACAGGTGTTCGCCGAGTTGCCGGCGGCCGCGCAGGCGAGTCTGGAAAAAGTGCTGGCGGCGCTGATCGTGATCCGCCCCGACAGCGATGCGGTCACCGGCCGGCGGGTGCCGTGGTCGAGCCTGGACGACGCGGCCGCGCGCGAACTGGCCGAAGCCTTCGTGCGCGCGCGCCTGTTCGTCGGCGAACTCAGCGGCGGCGAACCCGGCTTCGGCGTCGCCCACGAAGCCCTGCTGCGGCAGTGGCCGCGCGCGCGCGAGTGGACGCGCGAGAACCGCCAGCTGTTGCAGGCGCGCGAGCGCTTGCAGCGCGCGGCGCGGCGCTGGGCCGCCGAAGGCCGGCGCAACGATCACCTGCTCAATCCCGGCCGGCCGCTGGCCGAAGCGCGCGAAGCCGCACGCCGCCTGCCCGACCAGCTCGACGCCGACGACCGCCAGTTCCTGAGCGCCTGCGAGCGCCAGCAGCGGCGCAAGCAATGGCTGCGCGCCGGCGCGATCGGCGCGCTGTGCGTGCTGGCCCTGGTCGCCACCGGCCTGGGCCTGCAGGCCTGGCAGGCGCGGCGCGAAGCCGAGCAGCGCCGCGACCAGGCCCAGCGCCTGGTCACCTACATGCTCGGCGATCTGGCCGAACAGCTGCGTCCGCTCGGCAACCTCAAGCTGCTCAACAGCATCGGCATCCAGTCGCTGTCGTACCTGGAGCGCATGCCCGAGGCCGACATGCAGCCGCGCGAACTGGTCAGCCACGCGCGCGCGCTGCGCACGGTCGGCGAAGTGCTGCTCGACCAGGGCAAGTTCGATCAGGCCCGCGCCGCGTTCGAGCGCGCCCAGGCCGCCGCGGCGCAAGCGCTCAAGGGCGAGCCGCAGTCGCTGGACGCGCTGGCCGAATCGGGCACGACCGCTTACTGGCTCGGTTACCACGACTACAAGCAGAAGAAGTTCGACGCCACCCGCAGCCACTGGCAGGCCTATCTGCATGCGTCGGAGCGATTGGTCCAGCGCGCGCCGAACGATCCGCGCTGGCGCCTGGAACTGTCGTACGCGCTGAACAACCTCGGCACCTTGGCCTACAGCAACCAGCGCCTGGACGAAGCCGGCGAGCTGTTCGCGCGCTCGGTGACGATCAAGCGCCAGCTGCTGGCCGACAAGCCCGACGACAGCACCCTGCGCTACGACCTGGTCGACAGCCTGTCGTGGCTCAGCAGCGCGCAGGACGCGCGCGGGCTGCTGGCCGAGGCCGCGCAGGGCTATGCGGCGCAGACCCAGATGCTGCGCCAGCTGGTCGACAGCGAACCCAACGCCGACGAGTGGCGGCGCAAGCTGGCGACCTCGCTGCTGCGCAGTTCGATCCTGGCGCTGGACCGCGGCGACCTGGACCGGGCCGAACAGGACAGCGCCGAGTCGGTGCGCATGCTCAAGAACCTGTCCGAGCAGCAGCCCGACAACCAGACCTGGCAGCGCAATCTCGGCCACGCCTACGCCCAGGCCGGCTGGGTCGCGGCGATGGCCGGCGCGCGCGAGCGCGCGCTCGAACGCCTGCGCGCGGCGCAGCGCACGCTGGCGCCGATCATGCAGGCCAAGGACCGTCCGCCGGAATGGCGCTTGCTCGATGCGACGGTGCGCCTGCGCATCGTCCAGGCCGATCCGCTGACCGCGGTCGAAGACGCCGACGCCGCGATCGCCGACCTGCAGCAACTGCACGAAGGCGCGCCGGCCGACCTGCCGAACCGTTCCAGCTTCGCCCGCGCTTTGGTCTGGCGCGGCGAACGCTACGCCGCCGCCGGCGATGCGGCGCGCGCGCGGGTCGACTTCGTCCGCGTCGACGCGCTGCTGTCGCAGGTCGCCGCCGATACCCGCGACCGGGTCGTGCTCGACGCCTGGAGCCGCGCGCAGGTGCGGCTCGGCGCGCGCGCCCGGGCCGCGCGCCAGATCGCCTGGCTGCAACGCGCCGGCTACCGCCATCCCGGTTTCGTAGCCCTTTACGAAGCCGCTCCCCAGCCCTGA
- a CDS encoding peroxiredoxin family protein gives MSSPPDSTFTRNPRPSYLLWAALALACALVVALGWQLMRSRADQRWLAERVDRPYVGMFVPQVAATALDGRALSLGQPQRRRQVLFFFNTSCPHCRASLPQLQLAERELRKHADVELIGVAFATPAQTAAYAREHALTFPLIAVDDDRRTQALFRARRVPSLLVIGDDGRVRYQRVGALNGKTPLHELLRAATAPEAPAPRQATPSTALAAR, from the coding sequence ATGTCGTCGCCACCCGACAGTACCTTCACCCGAAATCCGCGTCCGTCCTATCTGTTGTGGGCGGCGCTCGCGTTGGCCTGCGCGTTGGTCGTAGCGCTGGGTTGGCAGCTGATGCGCTCGCGCGCGGACCAGCGCTGGCTGGCCGAACGCGTCGACCGTCCGTATGTCGGCATGTTCGTGCCGCAGGTGGCGGCGACCGCGCTCGACGGACGCGCTCTGTCGCTCGGCCAGCCGCAACGGCGGCGGCAAGTGCTGTTCTTCTTCAATACCTCCTGCCCGCATTGCCGCGCGTCGCTGCCGCAACTGCAGTTGGCCGAGCGCGAGCTGCGCAAGCATGCCGATGTCGAACTGATCGGCGTAGCCTTCGCCACGCCGGCGCAGACCGCCGCCTATGCGCGCGAGCATGCGCTGACGTTCCCGTTGATCGCCGTCGACGACGACCGCCGCACCCAGGCGCTGTTCCGCGCGCGCCGGGTGCCGTCGCTGCTGGTCATCGGCGACGACGGCCGGGTGCGCTATCAGCGCGTCGGCGCGCTCAACGGCAAGACCCCGCTGCACGAACTGTTGCGCGCGGCGACGGCGCCCGAAGCGCCCGCGCCGCGGCAGGCCACCCCATCGACGGCGCTCGCGGCGCGTTAG
- a CDS encoding DMT family transporter, translated as MHLLLPILATLIWAGNTIVSKLSAGAIEPAAISFYRWLVALLALTPFLLPRVWKLRAQVRPHWRKLVVLAALGMVMYQSLAYFAAHSVSAMTMGLVVAAIPPMTMVIGMVLLKTRPSPGMLIGALVSFVGLTWLLSGGHPALLAQNGLGRGELMMLLAAFSYALYGVLVKRWALPIPNGESLYLQILCGTVLLLPGFLLAPSVALTAHNLPLVLYAGILASTLAPWFWMHGLLKLGTDKTAVLMNLTPVFTAMLAVLLLGEPLQLYHWIGGGLTLLGVAVAQALKQKPAPALRVGECAG; from the coding sequence ATGCACCTGTTACTGCCGATCCTGGCCACCCTGATCTGGGCCGGAAACACGATCGTCAGCAAGCTCTCGGCCGGCGCGATCGAGCCGGCGGCGATCTCGTTCTACCGCTGGCTGGTCGCGCTGCTGGCGCTGACCCCGTTCCTGCTGCCGCGGGTGTGGAAGCTGCGCGCGCAGGTGCGGCCGCACTGGCGCAAGCTGGTGGTGCTGGCCGCGCTGGGCATGGTGATGTACCAGTCGCTGGCCTACTTCGCCGCGCACAGCGTCAGCGCGATGACGATGGGCCTGGTGGTCGCGGCGATCCCGCCGATGACGATGGTCATCGGCATGGTCCTGCTCAAGACCCGGCCCTCGCCGGGCATGCTGATCGGCGCGCTGGTGTCCTTCGTCGGCCTGACCTGGCTGCTCAGCGGCGGCCACCCGGCGCTGCTGGCGCAAAACGGCCTCGGCCGCGGCGAACTGATGATGCTGTTGGCGGCGTTCTCGTATGCGCTGTACGGCGTGCTGGTCAAGCGCTGGGCGCTGCCGATCCCGAACGGCGAATCGCTGTACCTGCAGATCCTGTGCGGCACGGTGCTGTTGCTGCCGGGTTTCCTGCTGGCGCCGTCGGTGGCGCTGACCGCGCACAACCTGCCGCTGGTGCTGTACGCCGGCATTCTCGCCTCGACCCTGGCGCCGTGGTTCTGGATGCACGGGCTGCTGAAGCTCGGCACCGACAAGACCGCGGTGCTGATGAACCTCACCCCGGTGTTCACCGCGATGCTGGCGGTGCTGCTGTTGGGCGAGCCGTTGCAGCTGTACCACTGGATCGGCGGCGGGCTGACCCTGCTCGGCGTGGCGGTCGCGCAGGCGTTGAAGCAGAAGCCGGCGCCGGCGTTGCGGGTCGGCGAGTGCGCGGGGTGA
- a CDS encoding helix-turn-helix domain-containing protein, with protein MRRSRQFHYPYRSLPGPLLLRYEALAVDTESALHRHPWGQLAFVESGSMAFVVEGQPLFAPPGYAAWIPAGMDHTSHNRREVKCRLINIAERYTPALAKSPGIVRLHPLFLAGVEDLFDRGVEIPETPSDRRLARVLIDKLLATPMLPSFVPHSDDRLLGPILDALQHAPGDNTTLEQWAQRVHTTERTLSRRCRDELGMSFSQWRQRLRFQQSVPLLEQGRSVQQVAAQMGYASASAFIAMFQQFSGTTPQKFRVAKKG; from the coding sequence ATGCGCCGCAGCCGCCAGTTCCATTACCCCTACCGTTCATTGCCGGGCCCGCTGCTGCTGCGCTACGAGGCGCTGGCGGTCGACACCGAGAGCGCGCTGCACCGGCATCCCTGGGGCCAGCTGGCGTTCGTCGAATCCGGCAGCATGGCGTTCGTGGTCGAGGGCCAGCCGCTGTTCGCGCCGCCGGGCTACGCGGCCTGGATCCCGGCCGGCATGGACCACACCTCGCACAACCGCCGCGAGGTCAAATGCCGGTTGATCAACATCGCCGAGCGCTACACCCCGGCGCTGGCGAAGTCGCCCGGCATCGTCCGCCTGCATCCCTTGTTCCTGGCCGGGGTCGAGGACTTGTTCGACCGCGGCGTCGAGATTCCCGAGACGCCGTCCGACCGCCGTCTGGCGCGGGTGCTGATCGACAAGCTGCTGGCCACGCCGATGCTGCCGAGCTTCGTACCGCACAGCGACGACCGTCTGCTCGGGCCGATCCTCGACGCCCTGCAGCACGCGCCGGGCGACAACACCACGCTGGAGCAATGGGCGCAGCGCGTGCACACCACCGAACGCACGCTGAGCCGGCGCTGCCGCGACGAATTGGGCATGTCGTTCAGCCAGTGGCGGCAGCGCCTGCGTTTCCAGCAGTCGGTGCCGTTGCTGGAACAGGGGCGCAGCGTGCAGCAGGTGGCGGCGCAGATGGGCTATGCCAGCGCGTCGGCGTTCATCGCGATGTTTCAGCAGTTCAGCGGGACGACGCCGCAGAAGTTTCGGGTGGCGAAGAAGGGGTAG
- a CDS encoding amidohydrolase family protein gives MTRFHRLRLAALALACASAGAHAAGRAAEPVDLLIRHANVVDVIAGQLRADRLIAVRGDRIVAIEPDARAARYAAQRSIDAAGKYAIPGLWDMHVHFGGGDKLIEENKNLLPLYVAHGIAAVRDAAGDLSPSVFEWRDAVAAGRLDGPTIFTSGPKLEGYKSIWPGDIEVGSSAEISQALDQLQGWKVDFVKITDNTLSPELFLDALKQARARGFKVSAHVPFVLPIDEVSAAGLSSIEHIEYAYKAGSSQEAAISAMVRRGEIDSREGWNRIQATFERKTALAAYRRLAERGTAVTPTLNGSFVTTYLDRDDHKNDPYLRYIGPGLQATYAWRVERAAKDDAAAIVRRHERYQRNAAILPLLQQAGVNILAGTDAGFLNSFNYPGVGLHDEMQRFVESGLTPAQTLRAATINGARFLGHDKEHGSLEAGKAADIVLLDADPLRDIAATRRIDTFVLRGRVHDRAALDAMLAGVAKEVAEQRVEADKAVAKP, from the coding sequence ATGACCCGATTCCACCGCCTCCGCCTCGCCGCTCTCGCCCTCGCCTGCGCGAGCGCCGGCGCCCACGCCGCCGGACGCGCGGCCGAACCGGTCGATCTGCTGATCCGCCACGCCAACGTCGTCGACGTGATCGCCGGCCAGCTGCGCGCCGACCGCCTGATCGCGGTGCGCGGCGACCGCATCGTCGCGATCGAGCCCGACGCGCGCGCCGCGCGCTACGCCGCGCAGCGCAGCATCGACGCGGCCGGCAAGTACGCGATCCCGGGCCTGTGGGACATGCACGTGCACTTCGGCGGCGGCGACAAGCTCATCGAGGAGAACAAGAACCTGCTGCCGCTGTACGTCGCCCACGGCATCGCCGCGGTGCGCGACGCCGCCGGCGACCTCAGCCCGAGCGTGTTCGAGTGGCGCGACGCGGTCGCCGCCGGGCGCCTGGACGGGCCGACGATCTTCACTTCCGGCCCGAAGCTCGAAGGCTACAAGTCGATCTGGCCGGGCGACATCGAAGTCGGCAGCAGCGCGGAGATTTCCCAGGCGCTGGACCAGTTGCAGGGCTGGAAGGTCGACTTCGTCAAGATCACCGACAACACCTTGTCGCCAGAACTGTTCCTCGACGCGCTCAAACAGGCACGCGCGCGCGGGTTCAAGGTGTCGGCGCACGTGCCGTTCGTGCTGCCGATCGACGAGGTCAGCGCGGCCGGCTTGAGCTCGATCGAGCATATCGAATACGCGTACAAGGCCGGCTCGTCGCAGGAGGCCGCAATCAGCGCGATGGTCCGCCGCGGCGAGATCGACAGCCGCGAGGGCTGGAACCGCATCCAGGCCACGTTCGAGCGCAAGACCGCGTTGGCCGCGTATCGCCGCCTGGCCGAGCGCGGCACCGCGGTGACGCCGACGCTCAACGGCAGTTTCGTCACCACGTATCTGGACCGCGACGACCACAAGAACGATCCGTACCTGCGCTACATCGGCCCGGGCCTGCAAGCCACCTACGCGTGGCGGGTGGAGCGCGCGGCCAAGGACGACGCTGCGGCGATCGTGCGCCGGCACGAGCGCTACCAGCGCAACGCCGCGATCCTGCCGCTGTTGCAGCAGGCCGGGGTCAATATCCTCGCCGGCACCGACGCGGGCTTCCTCAATTCCTTCAACTACCCCGGCGTGGGACTGCACGACGAGATGCAGCGCTTCGTCGAGAGCGGTTTGACCCCGGCGCAGACGCTGCGCGCGGCGACGATCAACGGCGCGCGCTTCCTTGGCCACGACAAGGAGCACGGATCGCTGGAGGCCGGCAAGGCGGCCGACATCGTGCTGCTCGACGCCGACCCACTGCGCGATATCGCGGCGACGCGGCGCATCGATACCTTCGTGCTGCGCGGCCGGGTGCACGATCGCGCGGCGCTGGATGCGATGTTGGCGGGGGTGGCGAAGGAAGTGGCGGAGCAGCGGGTCGAGGCCGACAAGGCGGTTGCGAAGCCCTGA
- a CDS encoding M2 family metallopeptidase, producing MKPVRALLALGVAAAVIGLAGCKKEPASAPSATAPAAAPAGETADQFIARVNDEYKKMYPEMTAAQWLSSTYINDDSQLLSAKANERYLTQLNSWIEQSRKFEGQPMSPATARSIQLLKIGTAMPAPKDPARLAELTQIATRMEGMYGSGSYCTGPGDSDCRQLGELEDVLRNSRDYNAQLDAWKGWHGISKPMRKDYTRFVELVNEGARNLGYADTGELWRSGYDMSPAELSAETDRLWGQVKPLYEQLHCYTRSRLETKYGMDKGQVGGGLLPAHLLGNMWQQDWGNLWDVLAPYSEQQAGSLDINGALARQYQQAFDAQQAKAGGDGESAARQAQIEVDASLATAKRMTERAQDFYVSLGMPKLPDSYWNKTQFIKPRDRDVVCHASAWDMNMSGDVRTKMCIKPNEEDFTTIYHELGHVYYYLAYNKQPPLFQTGAHDGFHEAIGDTIVLAMTPKYLSSIGMVANPQQSQEALINAQMRMALAKVSFLPFGLMIDRWRWGVFDGSIKPDQYNKAWWDLKARYQGVAPVEARGEEFFDAGAKYHVPGNTPYTRYFLSHILQFQFYKSLCDAAGYKGPLYECSFYGNKAAGAKFEAMLSKGASQPWQQTMKELTGGEKMDASAVLEYFAPLQTWLKQQNEGKSCGWQASAAGAAAPAAPAAKPAAKAEAPAKPAKG from the coding sequence ATGAAACCTGTCCGCGCCTTACTGGCGCTCGGCGTCGCTGCGGCCGTGATCGGCCTGGCCGGCTGCAAGAAGGAACCCGCCTCCGCCCCGAGCGCCACCGCCCCGGCCGCCGCGCCGGCCGGCGAGACCGCGGACCAGTTCATCGCCCGGGTCAACGACGAATACAAGAAGATGTATCCGGAGATGACCGCCGCGCAGTGGCTGTCGTCGACCTACATCAACGACGACAGCCAGTTGCTCTCGGCCAAGGCCAACGAGCGCTATCTGACCCAGCTCAACAGCTGGATCGAGCAGTCGCGCAAGTTCGAAGGCCAGCCGATGTCGCCGGCCACCGCGCGTTCGATCCAGTTGCTAAAGATCGGCACCGCGATGCCGGCGCCGAAGGATCCGGCGCGGCTCGCCGAGCTGACCCAGATCGCGACCCGCATGGAAGGCATGTACGGCTCGGGCAGCTATTGCACCGGCCCCGGCGACAGCGATTGCCGCCAGCTCGGCGAACTCGAGGACGTGCTGCGCAACAGCCGCGACTACAACGCCCAGCTCGACGCGTGGAAGGGCTGGCACGGCATTTCCAAGCCGATGCGCAAGGACTACACGCGCTTCGTCGAACTGGTCAACGAAGGCGCGCGCAACCTCGGCTACGCCGACACCGGCGAGCTGTGGCGTTCGGGCTACGACATGAGCCCGGCGGAACTGTCGGCCGAGACCGACCGCCTGTGGGGCCAGGTCAAGCCGCTGTACGAACAGCTGCACTGCTACACCCGTTCGCGCCTGGAAACCAAGTACGGCATGGACAAGGGCCAGGTCGGCGGCGGCCTGCTGCCGGCGCACCTGCTCGGCAATATGTGGCAGCAGGACTGGGGCAACCTGTGGGACGTGCTGGCGCCGTACAGCGAGCAGCAGGCCGGCAGCCTCGACATCAACGGCGCGCTGGCGCGCCAGTACCAGCAGGCGTTCGACGCGCAGCAGGCCAAGGCCGGCGGCGACGGCGAAAGCGCCGCGCGCCAGGCGCAGATCGAAGTCGACGCCTCGCTCGCGACCGCCAAGCGCATGACCGAGCGCGCGCAGGACTTCTACGTCTCGCTCGGCATGCCCAAGCTGCCCGACAGCTATTGGAACAAGACCCAGTTCATCAAGCCGCGCGACCGCGACGTGGTCTGCCACGCCAGCGCGTGGGACATGAACATGAGCGGCGACGTGCGCACCAAGATGTGCATCAAGCCGAACGAAGAAGACTTCACCACGATCTATCACGAGCTCGGCCACGTCTATTACTACCTGGCCTACAACAAGCAGCCGCCGCTGTTCCAGACCGGCGCGCACGACGGCTTCCACGAGGCCATCGGCGACACCATCGTGCTGGCGATGACGCCGAAGTACCTGTCGTCGATCGGCATGGTCGCCAACCCGCAGCAGAGCCAGGAAGCGCTGATCAACGCGCAGATGCGCATGGCCCTGGCCAAGGTCTCGTTCCTGCCGTTCGGCCTGATGATCGACCGCTGGCGCTGGGGCGTGTTCGACGGCTCGATCAAGCCCGACCAGTACAACAAGGCGTGGTGGGATCTCAAGGCCCGCTACCAGGGCGTGGCGCCGGTGGAAGCGCGCGGCGAGGAATTCTTCGACGCCGGCGCCAAGTACCACGTGCCGGGCAATACGCCGTACACGCGTTATTTCCTTTCGCACATCCTGCAGTTCCAGTTCTACAAGTCGCTGTGCGACGCGGCCGGCTACAAGGGCCCGCTGTACGAGTGCAGCTTCTACGGCAACAAGGCCGCCGGCGCCAAGTTCGAGGCGATGCTGAGCAAGGGCGCGAGCCAGCCGTGGCAGCAGACGATGAAGGAACTGACCGGCGGCGAGAAGATGGACGCCTCGGCGGTGCTGGAATACTTCGCGCCGTTGCAGACCTGGCTCAAGCAGCAGAACGAAGGCAAGAGCTGCGGCTGGCAGGCCTCGGCGGCGGGCGCTGCGGCGCCGGCCGCGCCGGCGGCCAAGCCGGCGGCGAAGGCGGAAGCGCCGGCCAAGCCCGCCAAGGGCTGA
- the minE gene encoding cell division topological specificity factor MinE, whose translation MGLFDFLLAKKQTAAVAKDRLRIIVAHERAGRGGPDYLPMLQRELLEVIRKYVNVDVEAVKVDVVKEGQHDVLDISVALPDAPGSTPAQA comes from the coding sequence ATGGGTCTGTTCGACTTCCTGCTGGCCAAGAAGCAAACCGCCGCGGTCGCCAAGGACCGCCTGCGGATCATCGTCGCGCACGAACGCGCCGGCCGCGGCGGCCCGGATTACCTGCCGATGCTGCAGCGCGAACTGTTGGAAGTGATCCGCAAGTACGTCAACGTCGATGTCGAAGCGGTCAAGGTCGATGTGGTCAAGGAAGGCCAGCACGACGTGCTCGACATTTCGGTGGCGCTGCCCGACGCGCCCGGCTCGACGCCGGCGCAGGCTTGA
- the minD gene encoding septum site-determining protein MinD gives MTEIIVVTSGKGGVGKTTTSASLSCGLARRGHKVAVIDFDVGLRNLDLIMGCERRVVYDFVNVVNGEATLKQALIKDKRFDTLFILAASQTRDKDALTKEGVQKVLEDLTAEGFDYIVCDSPAGIEKGAFLAMYFADQAVVVVNPEVSSVRDSDRILGLLSSKTRRAENGERVKEHLLLTRYSPKRVETGEMLSIGDVEEILGLKTVGVIPESGDVLNASNKGEPVILETESDAAQAYDDAVARLLGDTRPMRFTQVEKKGFFSKIFGG, from the coding sequence TTGACCGAGATTATTGTTGTCACTTCGGGCAAGGGCGGCGTCGGCAAGACCACGACCAGCGCCAGCCTGTCCTGCGGTCTGGCCCGACGCGGCCACAAAGTCGCGGTCATCGACTTCGACGTCGGCCTGCGCAACCTCGACCTCATCATGGGTTGCGAGCGCCGCGTGGTGTACGACTTCGTCAACGTCGTCAACGGCGAGGCGACGCTGAAGCAGGCGCTGATCAAGGACAAGCGCTTCGACACCTTGTTCATCCTCGCCGCGTCGCAGACCCGCGACAAGGACGCGCTGACCAAGGAAGGCGTGCAGAAGGTGCTCGAAGACCTCACCGCCGAAGGCTTCGACTACATCGTCTGCGATTCGCCGGCCGGCATCGAGAAGGGCGCGTTCCTGGCCATGTACTTCGCCGACCAGGCGGTGGTGGTGGTGAATCCGGAAGTGTCGTCGGTGCGCGACTCCGACCGCATCCTCGGCCTGCTCTCGTCCAAGACCCGCCGCGCCGAGAACGGCGAGCGCGTCAAGGAACACCTGCTGCTGACCCGCTACAGCCCCAAGCGGGTGGAAACCGGCGAGATGCTCAGCATCGGCGACGTCGAGGAAATCCTCGGCCTCAAGACCGTCGGCGTGATCCCGGAGTCCGGCGACGTGCTCAACGCGTCCAACAAGGGCGAGCCGGTGATCCTGGAAACCGAATCCGACGCTGCCCAGGCCTACGACGACGCCGTCGCCCGCCTGCTCGGCGACACCCGTCCGATGCGCTTCACCCAAGTGGAAAAGAAGGGCTTCTTCAGCAAGATCTTCGGAGGCTGA